In Citrus sinensis cultivar Valencia sweet orange chromosome 3, DVS_A1.0, whole genome shotgun sequence, the sequence GAAGATTGCTGGTTTCCtcactaaattaaaaattttcattttttgctaTTTACCTCCACAATGTTttagcataataaaaaaattgaatagtttattacaataatattttcatttttttttgtaaagtttttACGAATGTACGTGACGAGGGGTAAAGCAATACCACCAAAGTACGAAAAACTAATATAGAAATTAACGAAACGAGAGACATAGTTACTTGAATAAAATTGtgactcaatattttaatgaatcATTTGTTGGAACTTTGATTAGttacttgaattttttattttgccagGAAAACTTGTACATTTacataatgttaaaataattaatcgtCGTTTTAATTCATAATGTTCATGTGATCGTGTTGGTACAGAATTGATGTTGTTAGGGTTCATATCGTTGCTATTAACAGTATGCCAAggttttatttccaaaatttgcATACCAAAGAAACTGGCCAAGACGTGGTTGCCTTGCAGAGAAAATCAGAGGACTAAGCTTCATCCTATTCATGGTATAAAAAAGGATGATTTGGAGTTTTTATCAAATCCCtcctttcattttcatccCCGAGTTGGTCGTCACCTCCTTGCCGTCGAGTCTGGTGAATATTATTGCAAAAAACAggtaactaaattttgttaaaatcatTGCTTCGTCGTTTTTTGTTACAAACATTCGTATTAGACAAGaatacaatttattattattatttttttgcaacacgacacagaaaaataaatttgtattgcACAAAAAGATTTCGTAGCACAACGAAGGAGCAATgaataattggaaaaaaaaaatattgtgggaaaataataatggtgTTGTTGTACTAATTAACATTcatattttgtgatttttcaGTTCATCTAACACAATTAGTTTCCTTTAATCAATTTGCAGGGAAAGGTTCCTTTGTTACCCGAAACAGCGTTACATCATCTTCACATATTTATCTTTGTCTTAGCTGTTTCACACGTCACTTTCTGTGGTTTAACAGTTATTTTTGGAGGAGCAAAGGtacacaaataattttttgcaaCATAAGCACTTGAAATACTTAGTTTGTGTGTCTCAGCTGATATatcacaaattatttattatcatgCTTATGGTatcaattgattttattatttattacccATTCAGAAATGATCTTATGAAAAATGTTGTCCACACTCTACCGTTAAAAATAGCACATGTGACCTAATTTTGTAGCACCTTatcagtaaaattaaaattgtagaTTACTAGACAAAATCACATATTGTCTCGTTGTAATGTCGGTCGCTATAATGTGCGAGTAGTTTTTCCAACTATACCATCACGTGGTATAATATGGCATATTCTCCTTTAATGTATATTTGAGGTTTGCTTATATTTTAAGTCCACTCCGATTTAGATACGTCAATGGAGAAAATGGGAAGAATCTATCATAGAGGAATTGCAGGCAAGCGAAAATCCTGGTATActtaattctttttcctttccctttctctctcattttgttcAATTGACATCCActgttttttggttttaaagaaaattatactATCCCGTGAGATTGACCTTTCTGATTATGAAAGAATTATTTATGCAGTTTTGGAAAGAAAACTTACCAATGTTCGAGAGCATGATTTTGTGAAGAATCGCTTCCTAGGTGTTGGAAAGAGACACGCTATCATTGGTTGGATGGTGAGTAATGATGatcttctaattatttttaaagaacaaacaaaattgGCAAGATTTGAACCAAATTTGGTTAGTGTTAGTAGTTTAGCACTCTCACTCCTTAAGAGAGGTCAGGGGTTCAAGCCCTGCTCTCGTATGGAGTCACCACTTTGGCCAGCACTTTATCCCTTACGGGCTGACCCGATGCAAGCGGGGATTAGTCTGGGTTGTGATACGGGCTTAAGGGTGTCTCTCACAATTAGAGCCCACTTGGAACCACCTCGTagttcagataaaaaaaaaaaattggcaagATTTGGTTTTATGTATTGCTAGATGGTGTTAAATTAACCTAAAcattgagtttgaaattttgtaataataaaaaagtattaaaatgaatttaataaataaaattatataagcAATGTTAAACaagttttataattactaCTAAAATATATTGgacattttattaatattgaaataattttgcttgaaattcaaaataagcTATAAAGTATATAATGgcatcattttgatttttcagcAAGCATTTTGCAAGCAATTCTTTGTATCAGTGAATAAAGCAGATTATACAACATTGAGACATGGCTTCGTCATGGTGAGTTTTCATCAACttggaataaaatttttcaatcaattttattcaTCCTTTGTTATAACTAATTTTTCTGATAGAATCATTGCAGGACTAATCCCAAGTTCAATTTTCACAACTATGTAACCCGTGCTTTTGAAGCTGATTTTAAGAAAGTTGTTGGAATAAGGTATGCGTATGAATATTGCATATTCATtgaagagttaaaaaaaaaaaaattcatcaacaaGAAACTTGATTACATGATTTTTCTAACTAGCTAGCTTGGAGGATGCTATTAATGACTGAGTTCAATGATTGATTGCAGCTGGCATCTTTGGGTGATAGtggttatttttctattgGCCAATGTCCAGGGTAAGCGATTTCATATACCATAGAAATTTCTGTGTAGATATCTacctattttaaaattcagatccaattttatttattacttggtgctattaaattatacaaaGGTAATGTTTTTtacatttcaaataattttcatattgtCATTTCATGTTtgtattgattaattttaatttttgtcttcttcCGCAGatttgcatgcatatttttggATATCATTCGTTCCCTTAATTGTAAGTTTTCCCCATAACAAATGTCTTTTgtacaaatattaacaatgtTTCATTTTGATCTGagcttattttcattaaaaaaattcttacgGCTAATTTGTGGTTAAATTtcagaaataaattatttatttgacacgTGATATAAAACTTTTAAGAGCTCAGGAGAGCTTAGAGCTACAGAAATTTCTAATTCCAAGTATTTATTagtttctaattaattaacgtTTGATATTGTAAATGTTTCTTTACAAAATTGCAGCTTTTAATTTGTGTGGGGACTAAGCTGCAGCACATACTGACACAATTGGCACAAGATGTTGCTGAGAAACATATGGCTGTTGAAGGGGACTTAGTCGTTAAGCCTTCTGATGATCACTTCTGGTTGCACAAACCCAAGCTTGTTCTCACACTTATTCACATCATTCTTTTCCAAAATTCTTTTGAACTTGCTGTTTTCTTTTGGATTTTGGTAAGAAATATTAGTTCTAATATTTCccaattttcataattaaataattattgaactttaacttattattaatGCGTCTCAATTCTCATATATAATTGATTCATCTAATGCATCAAACTAATGTATTACAGGTTCAATATGGTTTTCATTCCTGCATCATGGGATCAGTAGAGTATATCATCCCAAGACTTGTCATTGGGTAcgtataaaatatatataattttcatgtGCAGGTGttcgtttttcttttttttccatgcATGTCCGTTATCAAGTCATATGCTTTATAGTTAATTGAACAGTGACTTATTAAACCAAATGGTTTAATAGTTAATTGAACATTGAttctattaaataatatgacTTAATAACAtatttgcataaaaaaaagtgaGGACACCCACATgagtatatgtatatgtatatgtgtgtgtaattataaattaccactcataaaaatgaaatatatgaatatatctatatataaatatgtgtgCGTGTTTgattatattacatttttgcATTTTAGGGTGTTTGTTCAGGTTCTCTGCAGCTATAGTATCCTACCACTTTATGCAATTGTTGTACAGGTGAGTTGGATAAATTATTACGATTCATTCTCTAACATGAAAATTCAAACGTTATAAAATTCAGATTTTATGTTGAATCTTACAATCAATACGAGAATAATTTAGgcttacaacaaaaattaatgttgatttatttgGTGCAGATGGGAAGTAAATTCAAGAAGGCTATATTCAAAGAAAACATACAAGAAGGGCTAATTCATTGGGCCAAGAAAGCAAGGAAGAACATTGAAAGAAGGAATAGACTTGATGGCAATTTATCAAGAAGTAGCTCCCTTGCATCAATGCTCTCCAGATCATATTCATCCACATTCTCTTCTTTCAGAAAACCATCCAACTGAACAAACTTAATCAATCACTTATCCCTCAGAAGCAGCAGCAGTTTTGCAAATAATAGTCTGATTTCTCCAATATTTGGCAAGTACTACTTAGCTTAGTTAGTTCTGGTGATTGTGATTGTATGAAAATGTGTTGAGATGAAACCATGTTCATGAGTAAGTACTATAGatacaaaatttaagttatcgtaaacagaattcaatttgattttggagTAATGTTAAGGTGGCATgctcaaacatttaaaatatttttgtttaatgtcTTATAATCCATCTTGTGAGTGCcgcaaccttttttttttattccatgACAATATTTGTCCTTATTAATAGACAGCAACGAATGCAACCCAACCATAACTTAAAATAGGTTTTATAACTTGATgagaaagttaaattaaatggtAGCAACTGAGACATGACACATTTCGATTTGATGACATtgtcaaagaaaaatctcttaAGTTCATGAAATGGTGATCTCCATTAATTTCTGAGTCTAGCTTGATGATGTCATTTGCTTCATCGTTTCTACTTGCATGAACGAAACCTGGATCTTCTCTTCTGTTTTATGGAATTGATACAATCAACCATGAAGACTGCTGGGTATATCTTGAACTGTTAGAAGCTTCAGACCCCAACAGTCACGTTGACTTGTGAACACATCAACCTGCATTAAAATTCCAATGACTTCACAGAGTGTAAGGGTGCAGGTACGTAGCATAAGGATCAATGACTAGCACAGCCTGCCAGGATTTGCAGCAGGGTCACTAGCCTCTATCAGCTGATGTGTTCACAAGTCACCAGGAAGACAAAGTAAGACAAGTGCATTGCGAAAAGGTACCTCGGCTGCCAACTAACAACAAATATACATATGGTAGCTTGCACCAAATTCTAATTGATGCAATTAGAATATCAAATACTGCACTATCATGGAAATCTTAACTCAACTAAATAAGTGCATAATTTTCTGAAGCATTAATATCCAGACTCACCAACAATGAGCAGAACATTTACTATGTGAGGTCATGTGATCTTGACTAAGATGCTGATACCAACATTTTGCTCAATATTCCTGCCCTTGAACAATGAACAGGACAACAAGATTAAGACTAAGGAGGCCCTAACACAGCAGTATCACGACATGaagattttacaaaaacttgaaaaatcgaaaatgaaaatttacagcAGTTGCAAGAATTTCCTCCATACATTAAGATATTTGTCCACCAGAATCttgaagatttcaaaaatgaattgatcatctttattaaaattgtattatatgTGATTTGCTTCATCATATCTAATTACATGAACAAAAAGCTcgatcttctcttctcttttctgGAATTGATATCACCAAACATGATCACAAAGACTGCAGGGTATGTCTTCTACTGTTAGAAGTTTAATTTGCAGATTAACAATCACTTGTCGCTAGCTGCATTGAAATTGCAATTGACTTATGGTATGTGAGTGTCTACTTCAACATGGTTCAAGGTATAAGGATCAGTGACTGGCATTACCAGGATTTGCAGGGCCATTAAGTCTCCATCAGATGTTTCTTGGAGCCTCTGACCAGTGGCCAGGATGTGCTCACATGTCACCTGGTAAACAAAGTAAAACAAGTCCAATGTGAAAGGTACCTTAGCTAGAGCATCTAACAACATATAATAACTATATTGTACAAATTCTAATGAATAGAATTAGAATATCAGATACTGCATTATCGTGAATTTCTTACCTCGACAAGGTTATCATTTTCTCAAGAATCACCTCTAGATGGTCATCAGCAGGAGACCATTTACGTGGAGATGTGAGGTTATGCGATCTTCATTAAGATGGTGATGCCCAAAAATCTCAGGATTCCTTCTCTGAAATAATGGAAAGGATAACAAGATTAATAGCGCGTTTGGGGCAGCTGCGCGGTGGACCAAAGGAGGTGCCACCAATGCAGTACTGCAGCATTAAGATTTGCAGATGTACAGCAGTGCAAGGATTTTCCAGTTTATCCTAATGCCAGGGATGTGAGCTATATTGGACAATTTCGATATGTGTATGTACAAAAGTGAGGATGAAAgctaagataaaatttataaattctgACAAAAGCAAACTGTAATTTATTAACAGAAAATGTACTAATTACCTTAACAAACTACCACTGTGAGGTATTAGCTGCTTATTGACATAACATCGATAAACCAAATAGCTTCAACATACAATCTGACGAGTGAAATTGATAATAAGCGAGTGGCTCAGTTTAGGGCAGAGGCTTAGTTATACAACTACTTAATGAGAATACTGTGATATGattaacaacataaaaaacatcattatagatattaaaaattatctgaCCTTGTTATAGAGGATGATATTTGGAATGAATCTTGAGTTAAAAGTTCTCATTTGCTGACTCCTGTGGTTCGTATATGAATTTGTCATCTATCTCAACGCAAGGGATGTGAGCAATCTTGGACCACTCTTTTCCTTTATCCATTTTGCACTCCTTTTTCAGCAGTGGACAATGATCAATGTATAATTGCGTAAGTGACGA encodes:
- the LOC102614450 gene encoding MLO-like protein 1, whose product is MAGGGTTIEYTPTWVVGGVCSVIVVISLTVERLLHKLGKLLKKKNQRNLYEALQKIKEELMLLGFISLLLTVCQGFISKICIPKKLAKTWLPCRENQRTKLHPIHGIKKDDLEFLSNPSFHFHPRVGRHLLAVESGEYYCKKQGKVPLLPETALHHLHIFIFVLAVSHVTFCGLTVIFGGAKIRQWRKWEESIIEELQASENPVLERKLTNVREHDFVKNRFLGVGKRHAIIGWMQAFCKQFFVSVNKADYTTLRHGFVMNHCRTNPKFNFHNYVTRAFEADFKKVVGISWHLWVIVVIFLLANVQDLHAYFWISFVPLILLICVGTKLQHILTQLAQDVAEKHMAVEGDLVVKPSDDHFWLHKPKLVLTLIHIILFQNSFELAVFFWILVQYGFHSCIMGSVEYIIPRLVIGVFVQVLCSYSILPLYAIVVQMGSKFKKAIFKENIQEGLIHWAKKARKNIERRNRLDGNLSRSSSLASMLSRSYSSTFSSFRKPSN